aagtaTTTTAATAATATTGTACTATTAATAATTAGTATCATCTTATTCTTCATGTCACAATTTTCAACAACAATTAATCTTTGTAAAACGGGTGGAGATGCTTTGTTAGCTTAAGGATTACAATACCTACCGGCATTTATTCATATATTCTGATGGGAATTAATGCTCTAACTCCTAGAAAATATCATGTGACCAAGAAATTAAACATTACAAAATGGCAAACCACTGGAATTTGAAAACTAACATGCAGCTTGATCTGTACGCTGAAATGGATAGGGACTTCCACAATGCTACCAAGCATATATTCCTCACCATTTCTAACTTTTATTTGCCTCCGTGATTGTTCCATTGTTCCATCTCAGCGCGAAGTTGATTTTCTCAACTGAATTTAAGAATCTCAATGTGCAAAATGTTTGCAAATCCTTCAAAGATTGTTTTTAAAGTGAAAATTAGTTTTTAACTAAAACATATTAAAGTAGTTCAATTTTCGAGTGTTAGAATTGAATATTATTCAGAAAAATGAATCACATCAAAATTATGCTATAAATAAGTGTTTCTTCACACACATCTCCCACAAGTAGAATCAAAATAGCTAATTCAGCCATAGCCTAAACAACTTGAACAACATCAAATTTACTACAAAAAATGTCCATCCTTCCCAACAGCTTATTTGGTCGGAGAAGATCTGAACCACATCGTTCTCACATATGGGACCTATTCCAAGACCATGGCTTCGGAGCAGCACGAACCAGCACACCTCACATGGCTTTCCCAAGCGAACCATCGCCGATTGTCAACAGCCACATAGAGTGGAAGGAGACCCCTGAGGCTCATGTTTGCAAGGCGCATCTTCCGGGGCTCAAGCGCAGCGATGTGAGAGTGGAAGTGGACGATGACAGAGTCCTCAGCATCATTTGCAGCAAGAGTGTGGAGATGGAGGAACAGGGAGGAGGGTGGCACCGTGTGGAGGTTTCCAGTGGGCAATTCGTTCAGCGTGTTATGTTGCCTGAGAACTCCAAGGTTGATCATGTTAAGGCTTATATGGATAATGGGGTACTAACTGTTAAGGTTCCCAAGCATAGAGTTGTGGACAACCGTGTCAGAAACGTTCGAATTTCTCATGCTTGAGTATGTGACTGTGTCTGGTTTGATGAAATGGAAACTAAACTGCTATCTTTGTAGAAGAAACAAAGTTATCGAGATAAATAAATCACTGAATTTCTAAGATATGCAATGCAACTGTAGTAATTTTTGATATCAGTCCTTGTTTTATAATTTGATATATAGATACCAGGAAAATTAAGAAGAAATATGGAATTGAAATGCTATTGTATTGATTGTGCTGGAAAACTGAGAAATACTCACAGTTCCAGTTCAGGGCAAATTAGAGGAGGCGCCTTTCCCTCCCAACTTTCCACA
This is a stretch of genomic DNA from Lotus japonicus ecotype B-129 chromosome 1, LjGifu_v1.2. It encodes these proteins:
- the LOC130729229 gene encoding 18.1 kDa class I heat shock protein-like is translated as MSILPNSLFGRRRSEPHRSHIWDLFQDHGFGAARTSTPHMAFPSEPSPIVNSHIEWKETPEAHVCKAHLPGLKRSDVRVEVDDDRVLSIICSKSVEMEEQGGGWHRVEVSSGQFVQRVMLPENSKVDHVKAYMDNGVLTVKVPKHRVVDNRVRNVRISHA